Part of the Caulobacter sp. SL161 genome is shown below.
ACGGCCGACGACTGGGCCGCAGTGATCAAGGACTACAAGGCCGCCGTCCGCGAGCAGCTGGGCAAGCCGTTCCCGCAGGACGCTCAAGAGCAGCTGTGGGGCGCGGTGGGCGCCGTGTTCGCCAGCTGGATGAACGACCGCGCCAAGTTCTATCGCCGTATGCACGACATCCCCGAAAGCTGGGGCACGGCCGTGAACATCCAGTCGATGGTGTTCGGCAATATGGGCGAGACCTCGGCCACGGGCGTGGCCTTCACCCGCAACCCGTCGAACGGCGACAACCGCCTGTACGGCGAGTTCCTGATCAACGCCCAGGGCGAGGACGTGGTGGCGGGCATCCGCACGCCGCAATCCCTGACCAAGGCCGCCCGCGAGGAGATGGGTGACACCGCCCCCTCGATGGAAGAGGCGATGCCCGAGGTGTTCGGCCAGTTCAAGACGGTCGTGGAGACGCTGGAGCGTCACTACCGCGACATGCAGGACATCGAGTTCACGGTAGAGCAGGGCAAGCTCTACATGCTGCAGACCCGCAACGGTAAGCGCACCGCCAAGGCCGCGCTCAAGATCGCGGTCGACATGGCGGCTGAAGGCGTGATCTCGACGTCGGAGGCCGTCGGCCGCGTCGAGCCGGCCTCGCTGGACCAGCTGCTGCACCCGACCATCGATCCGTCGGCCCATCGCGATGTGATCGCCAAGGGCCTGCCGGCCTCGCCCGGCGCGGCGACCGGCAAGATCGTCTTCGACAGCGACGCCGCCGAGAAGGCCGCCGCCAATGGCGAGTCGGTGATCCTCGTGCGTGAGGAAACCAGCCCCGAGGACATCCACGGCATGCACGCCGCGCGCGGCATCATCACGGCGCGGGGCGGCATGACCAGTCACGCCGCCGTCGTGGCGCGCGGCATGGGCCGTCCCTGCGTCTCGGGCGCCGGCGATGTGGCCATCTTCGAGAAGGAAGGCCTGTTCCGCGTTCGTGGCCGCGACTACAAGGCCGGCGAGATCATCACCATCGACGGCTCCACCGGCGACATCCTGGCCGGCGCGCCGAAGATGATCGAGCCCGAGCTGACCGGTGACTTCGCCACCCTGATGGGCTGGGCCGACCAGGTCCGCCGCCTGAAGGTGCGGGCCAACGCCGAGACGCCTCTGGACGCTAAGACCGCCCGCCAGTTCGGCGCCGAGGGCATTGGCCTGTGCCGCACCGAGCACATGTTCTTCGACGACACCCGGATCGCCGCCGTGCGCGAGATGATCCTGGCCGACGACGAGAAGGGGCGCCGCACGGCGCTGGCCAAGATCGCGCCGTTCCAGAAGGCCGACTTCGTCGAGCTCTTCACGATCATGGAAGGCCTGCCGGTCACGATCCGCCTGCTGGATCCGCCGCTGCACGAGTTCCTGCCGCACACCGAGGAAGACGTCCAAGCCGTGGCCGTGGCCACCGGTCTCGACGCCGCCAAGCTGATGCGTCGCGCCAAGGAGCTGCACGAGACCAACCCCATGCTGGGCCACCGCGGCTGCCGCCTGGGCGTTTCCTATCCCGAAATCTACGAGATGCAGGTCCGCGCCATCCTCGAGGCCGCCTGCGAGATCGCCAAGTCGGGCAAGGCCGCGCCGGTGCCGGAAATCATGCACCCGCTGGTCGCCAAGGGCGAGGAGATGAAGTACCTGCGGGACCTGACCGACCGCGTCGCCAAGGCGGTGCTGGAAGAGCAGGGCGTGGCGCTGGAGTACACCGTCGGCACCATGATCGAGCTGCCCCGCGCGGCCCTGCGCGCCGGCGACCTGGCCGACAATGCAGAGTTCTTCAGCTTCGGCACCAATGACCTGACCCAGACCACGTTCGGCATCAGCCGCGACGACGCGGGCAAGTTCCTAAACGCCTATATCGAGAAGGGCATCTTCGAGAAGGACCCCTTCGTCAGCCTCGACCAGGACGGCGTGGGCGACCTGATCCGTATCGCCGCTGAGCGTGGCCGCGCGGTGCGTCCGAACGTCAAGCTCGGCATCTGCGGCGAGCATGGCGGCGATCCGGCCTCGATCAGCTTCTGCGAGAAGGTCGGTCTCGACTACGTATCATGCTCGCCCTACCGCGTGCCGATCGCGCGTCTGGCGGCGGCCCAGGCGGCTCTGGCCAACAAGGGCTGATCCAGCGCCTCTCTAGTCCGAGAACGTCAAGGCCCCGAACCGCAAGGTCCGGGGCCTTTTGCTGCGGGCGGGCCCCGCGACGCTCTGGAAACGCCTTAGGCGGCGTCGACCAGCACCAGTTCGGCGTCTTCGAGGGCGGTGATGGTGATAACGTCCTCATCCTTGATGCCGGCGCCGTCCCGGGCGTTCAGCTTGACGCCGTTGACCTCAACCACGCCTGCGGCGGGCACCAGATAACCGCTGCGATCCTTGCCCAGGGCGTAGGTCGTCGTCTCGCCTGCCTTAAGCGTCGCGCCCAGCACGCGGGCGTCGGTGCGGATCGGCAGGGCGTCGGCGTCATCGGAAAAGCCGCTGGCCAAGGTCACGAACTTGCCCGAGCGGTCGCCTTTCGGGAACGGCTTGGAGCCCCAGGAGGGCGCGCCGCCGAACGACTTCGGCTCGATCCAGATCTGGAAGATCCGGGTCGTTTCCGGCTCGAGATTGTACTCGGCGTGCCGGATGCCCGTGCCTGCGCTCATCACCTGGACGTCGCCTGCGACGGTGCGACCCTTGTTGCCCAGGTTGTCCTGGTGGGTAATCGCGCCGTCGCGGACATAGGTGATGATCTCCATGTCGCTGTGCGGATGCGGCGGAAACCCCGTGTTGGGGGCGATTTCGTCGTCGTTCCACACCCGCAGGGCGCCCCAGTTCATGTTGCTGGGGTCGTAGTAGCTGGCGAACGAGAAGTGGTGCTTGGCCTTCAGCCAACCGTGGTCGGCGCCGCCAAGCTTTTCGAACGGTCTGCGGTCGATCATGGCTCTACCTTTCAAGTGTCTGGCGCGCCGCGTCGGCGCGTCCTGTTGAGAAGAAGATAGGTGCGCAGGCGTGATTATAAATCGAAACTATTGAAATCTATCGTTTCGAAAAATAGCATCTAGCGATGTCCAAGCTCCCCGATCTGGAAGGCCTCGCCGTGTTCGCCAAGGTGGCCGAGTTGCGCTCGTTCGCTGCCGCCTCCGAGACCCTGGCCATGTCGAAGGCGACGGTTTCGAAAGCGGTGACGCGGCTTGAGCTGCGCCTTGGGGCCAGGCTCTTCAATCGCACCTCGCGACGCCTGGCCCTGACCGACGCCGGCCAGGCGCTCGTTGAGCGCGCCAGCCGGGTGCTGGCCGAGGCCGAGGCCGCCGAGGAGGAGGCCTCCAGCCAGTCCGCCGCGCCACGCGGGCTTGTTCGCATGGCTGCGCCGATGTCGCTGGGCGTCGCCAGTTTGGCTCCGGTGTTGCCTGCCTTTCTGGAAGCTTATCCGGACGTCTCGATCGACCTGCACCTGTCGGATGCGACCGTCGACCTGATCGGCATGGGGTTCGACATCGCCCTGCGCGTCGCCGACCTGCCCGACAGCTCGTTGGTGGCGCGGCGGCTGCGGGCGGTGCAGCGCCACGTCGTGGCCGCGCCGGCCTATTGGGCGGCGCACGGGCGTCCGACTCACCCGGCGGATCTCGCTGAGCATCGGGGGCTGACCTATGGCCACCAGGCCTCGCCGGAGACCTGGCGCTTTCAGCGGGCGGGGGGCGAGGAGGCGGCGGTGCGGCCGCGCTCGGTGCTGCGGGCCAACAATGGTGATGCGCTGTTGCCGCCGCTGCTGGCGGGGACTGGCGTGGCCATGTTGCCCGACTTCATCGTGGGCCCGGCCCTGGCCAACGGGCGTCTTGAGGCGGTGCTGACCGACTGGAGCGCCGCGCCGATCGCTCTGCATCTCGTCATGCCGCCCGGAGGGCCGCGCCCGGCGCGCGTTACGGTGCTGGCCGACTACCTGGCCAAGACGCTCGGGCGCTGACGTTCGTTAGCCCAGGCTCTCGACTTGAGCCGGCGTAAAGGCCCCGACCTGAAGCGGCGTCATGGCCGCGATGTTGGTGGTCGAAAGCCAATCCAGTTGATTGATCGTCAGGCCGGGGATCTGGCTCGGGGCTAGATAGCCCACCTGGGTCGTGGTCAGGCTGGTGATCACCGCCGTGGACAGCGAGCCCAGCTGACTTGCGTTCAAGGCCTGGACCTGGGTTTCACTGAGCTGGCTGAAGGCGCCGGGCGAGATGTTTCGCAGCTGGAAGGACGACAGGCCCCTGAGGGCGCTGGGCGTCAAGGCAGCGTACTGATCGGCCGACAGGGCCGCCAGATTGGTCACGGAAATCGCCATCATCTGGCTTGCGGTCAGAGCGGCGATCTGGGTCGTGGTGAACTCGCCGATATCGCTCGCGGACAAGGCGCTGAGCTGGCTCGCGCTCAGGCCCGAGACTTGGCCGGCCGTCAGAGCCTGGAAGGCTGTTTGGTCCAGGCCGGTCAGGTGTCGCGTCGAAAGACCGCCGATCTGTGTTCCGGTCAGGGCGGCGAACTGGGTTGTCGACAGTTCGGCCAGGTCGGTGTTGGTCAGGCCCGCCATCTGGGTCGCGCTGACGCCTGCCAGCTGGGTTGAAGACAAGGCCGCGATCTGGCTTGGGCTGAGGCCATTGAAGTTGGTCGTCGACAGCGCGCCGATCTGCTCGCCGCTGAAGCTGGCGACCTGGGTCGCCGAGAAGCGCGCGAAGTCCGTTGCGCTCAGGGCGTTCAGCTGGGTGGGACTGACGGCGGCCAGTTGCGAAGCCGACAGGGCCTGGATCGCGCTGGCGCTCAGGCGGTTGAAGTTGGTGGTCGACAGGGCGGCCAGTTGCGAAGGCGCGAAGGCCTTGAGCTGGGTGGCCGAAAGCTTGTCCAGGCCTGTGGTCGAAAGTCCCGAGATCTGGGTCGTGACGAGCGCCGCGAGCTGGGTTTCGGTCAACGCCTGAAGCTGGGTCTGCGCCAGCGCGTTCAGGGTCGTCGTCGCCAGCGCCGCGATCTGGGTCTGGCTGAAAACCTCGGCCTGGTCCTTGGTGAACTCGGCGAAGTCGGTCTCGGTCAGGCCCGCAAACTGCGTCGTGGTCAGTCCCAACAGCTGGGTCGCGGTCAGGGCCTGGACCTGACTGGCGCTGAGGCTGTTGAGGGCTTGTGCGGAGAGCGCGCTAAGCTGCGTGGTGCTGAAGACCTGCGCTTGGTCGGGCGTGAACGCCGACAGGCTGGTCTCTGACAGGCCGCCGACCTGGGTTCGGCTCAGGCTCTTCAGCTGGGTCGCTGTCAGCACCTGGAGCTGCTCTCGGCTGAGACTGTTTAGGCCCGTCGTCGACAGCATGGCCAATTGGGTGGTGGCGAGAACTCCCACCTGGGCCGGCGTGAACTCGGCCAGATCGTCGGCGGTCAGGCTCGCGACCTGGGTCGTGGTCAGCGCCGCCAGCTGGGTGGTGTCGAACACCTGCACCCGATCGGCGCTGAGGCTGTTCAGGCCGGTGGTGCTCAGGGCCGACAGCTGAGCGGCGCTGAAGTGGCGCATCTGCGCGGGCGTGAATTCGGCCAGGTCGTTTTCACTCAAGGCCCGCAACTGGGTCGGCTTTAGTCCGGCCAGTTGATCGCTGGTCAGGCCCGCGACCTGGGTCGCGGAAAGCCCGGACAACCCTTCGGTGCTCAGCGCGCCAAGCTGGGTTCCGGTCATCCCTCCGACAACCGCGTCCGATAGCACGGCGGTCTGGGCGGCCGACAGGGCGCCGATCTGGGTGGCTCCCAGCGCGGTGAGGTTGTCTCCCAGGCTCCGCAGCTGGGTTGTCGACAGCGCTGCGACCTGGGTGGCGGTCATGCGCTGGAGCTGAGTGGTGCTCAGGGCCGACAGGCGTGAGCCTTCCAGAGACGGGACCAGGTCGGCGGGTAGGGCGGCGATCTGCGTTTCGGTCAGCGCCGAGATCTTCTCAGGCGAGAGCTCGTCCAAGTCAGTCGCGCTGAAGGCGGCGATCTGGGTGGTGGTCAGCTGCGCCAGCTGCGTCGTGCTGAGCGCGGCGATCTGGGTGGCGTCCAGCGCGGTGAAACGGGTGGCGTCCATTGCGCCGATCTGGATGGCGCTGAGCGCCTGCAGGCGATCCGCGTCCAGCTTGGCCAGTTGCGTCGACGTCAGGGCGTTCAGCTGCGCGCCGCTGAACGCCTGAAGTTGATCGACATCGAATAAGAGGTTCTGGGCGAAGGCCGGAATCTGCGTCGCCGTCAGGCCCTTGACCTGGGTCGATGTCAGGGCCGAGACCTGCGTGGCGTTCAGCACGCCGATCGCCGAGTCCGACAGCGCGCCGACCTGGGTTTTGGTCAGCGCCTCCAGTTTCGTGGTCGAAAGGGTCTGTACCGTCGTCGTCGCCAGGGCTGCGATCTGGGCGGCGGACAGATACGAAATCGGCACTGGACTCGTTGCCTCACAAGGTCGCGACGCGAATCGTTCGCGTTAACCCTAAGCCAAAGCGTCGGGCGCCACCATGCGGCGAAGAGGACCTAGCCTGCGCGCATCGTCCAGAGGTCAAGATCCGCCTCGCGGCCGATCAGGGCCAGGCCCGAGGCGATCGACTCGAACTCGCCGCCGGTCTCGATCTTGTCCGCCCCGAAGCGGCGCAGAAAGATCTCGCGCACCGCCGGCACGAACGAGCTGCCGCCCGTGAGGAACACGCGATCGACGCCCGCCTCGGTGAGGTCGGCTTGGTCCAGGGCCTGGCCGACCGCCGTCTCGATCGCGGCCAGCTCGGGCGCGATCCAGGCCTCGAACTCCGTGCGCGCCACGGGCTTTTCGATCCGCACTGAGCCCGCCTCGAACCGGAACGTCGCCTGGTCCTGGCTCGACAGCGCCTCCTTCAGCGCCGAGACCGAGCGATAGAGCGCATAGCCGTGATTGCCGTCTAGAACCTCGATCAGCGCGGCGATCTTGTCGGGCTCGACCGCCGTCCGCTCCAGGGCGCGGATATCGCGCATGTCCTTGGAGGCGCGCAGCAGGGCCAACTGATCCCAGCGCGCGAAGGCCGCGTAGTAGCGCTGCGGTATCGGCAGGCTGTTGGAGAACGACCGGTAGTCCGAACCCTTGCCCAGCTCCGGCGAGACCAGCTGGTCGATGATCCGGTAGTCGAAGGCGTCGCCGGCCACGCCGACGCCTGAGCGCGACAGCGGCGTCGAGCGCAGCGTCCCGTCCGCCGCGCGCTCGAACCGCACGAGCGAGAAGTCGCTGGTGCCGCCGCCGAAGTCGGCCACCAGCACGGTGGCGTCCTGCTTCAGCTGTCGGGCGAAAAAGAAGGCCGCGCCCACCGGCTCATAGGCGTAGCGGATGTCGCTGAAGCCCAGGCGCTGGAAGGCGGCCTCATAGCGCGTCAGGGCCAGCGCCTCGTCCGGCGAGGATCCCGCGAAGGTCACCGGGCGGCCGACGATGATGCGGGGCGGCAGCGCCGCCAACTGCTCGCCGGCATGCTCCTTCAGACGCAGCAGGAACGCGGCCAGCAGATCCTCGAACTGGTAGCGCTTGTTGAGAATGCGGGTCTCGGTAAAGGCGGCCGAGGCGGCGAAGGTCTTGAACGACTGGATGAACCGCGTCTCCAGCGGATCTTCCAGATAGGCCTCGATCGCCCAGGGGCCGGCCTCGACCACCCGCTCGTTCGCCGCCTCGCCCACGCCCTGGACGCTATGGAAGCTGAGCGCCGAGCGGAAGGCGAAGAGGTCGCGGTTGTTGATCGAATAGCGGACCAGCCGCGCCTGATCATCGCCCAGGGTCAGCGAGACCACGGTGTTGGTGGTGCCAAAGTCGACGCCGATGGTCGGCGCGCCAGGGGCCGAAACGGGAGAAGCGGCCGTCATGGAGGGGCTCGATCAATTCTGGGCGGGAGGGGGCGAGCGTCGTAACGCCTTCCGCCGGAAGGTCAAGCCGATGTGGCGGTTCGCCGCCCTTGGATCAGTTGACTTGCGCGGCCGCCTCCGCTCGAAGGAGGGCCAGCAGAGAACGGATAAACCTTGGAAACCTTCGACGTTGTGGTGATCGGCGCGGGCGCGGCCGGCATGATGTGCGCCATCGAGGCGGGCAAGCGCGGGCGCTCGGTCCTGGTGATCGACCACGCCAAGGCGCCGGGCGAGAAGATCCGCATCAGCGGCGGCGGCCGCTGCAACTTCACCAACACCGGCGCGTCGATCCATAACTTCCTGTCGGCCAATCCCAAGTTCGCGCTGTCGGCCCTGCGGCGCTATCGCCCGCGCGACTTCATCGCCCTCGTCGAGCGCTACGGCATCGCCTACCACGAGAAGACCCTGGGACAGCTCTTCTGCGACGGCTCGGCCAAGCAGATCATCACCATGCTGCTGACCGAGATGAAGGCCGCCGGCGTCACCCTGCGGCTGGAGACCAGCGTGGAGAGCGTGGCCAAGGCTGCGTCCGGATTCGAGGTCTCCCTCTCTTCAGGCAAGGTCGCCTGCGCCTCGCTGGTCGTGGCCAGCGGCGGCAAGTCGATCCCGAAGATGGGCGCGACGGGCTTGGGTTACGATATCGCCAGGCAGTTTGGCCTCAACATCATCGAGACCCGCCCGGCGCTTGTGCCCCTGACCTTCGAGGCGGGCATGCTGGCGCGTTTGACCCCGCTCTCGGGCGTGGCGCTGGACGCCGTGGTCGCCCACGGCAAGACCAAGTTCCAGGAAGGCATGCTGTTCACGCACCGGGGGCTGTCGGGCCCCTCGATCCTGCAGATCTCGTCCTACTGGCGTGAAGGCGACGAGATCCGGGTCGACATGGCGCCCGGCGTCGACGCTCTGGCGGCGCTGAAGGCCGCGCGCACCGCCACGCCGCGTCAGGCGGTGGCGACGGTGCTGGCGACCCTGCTGCCCAAGCGCGTCGCGCAAGTGATCGCCGAGGGAGAAGCGTCCGATAAGGGCAACATCGCCGACTGTTCGGACAAGGTGCTGGGTCGGCTGGCCGCTGCGGTCAACGCCTGGACCTTCAAGCCCGTCGGTTCGGAAGGCTATCGCACCGCTGAAGTCACGCTGGGCGGGGTCGACACCGAAGGGCTGGACTCCCGCACCCTGGAGGCCAAGGCCGTGCCCGGCCTCTATTTCATCGGCGAGGTCGTGGACGTCACCGGTTGGCTGGGTGGTTATAACTTCCAGTGGGCCTGGGCGTCGGGGTGGAGCGCCGGGCAGTCGGTGTGATCAAAATCCTCCCCCTGTGGGGGAGGCGGCCGAAGGCCGGAGGGGGGAAGTGTTGCAGGGCTTGCCTCTTCCCCCTCCGTCGTCTCTTCGAGCCGACACCTCCCCCGCGAGGGGGAGGATTTTGCATCGCTAACTACTTCTTCTTGAACGGCTTACCGGCCGGCTTGCCGCCGGGCTTGGCGTCGAAGCTCTTGGCCTTGAAGGGCTTGGGGCCCCTGAACGGCTTGGCCGGGCCGTCGGCGTCGCGCTTGCCGGCGTAGGGCTTGGCACCCGGGGCCTTGGCGTAAGGCTTGGGACCGGCGGCGTTGTCGCTGAAAGCCTTCTTGAAGGGCTTCTTGGACGCGTCGCCATCAGCGCGCGGGGCGCGAGGCTTGAACTCACGCGGCGCGTCGGCGCCGGCCTCGTGGCGCGGCTTGAAGGCGCGCTTGGGCGCGCCTTCGGAGTCCTGCGGCGAGTACGGACGCGGCGCGTCGTTGTCGCGCGGCGCGCGGCGCGGCTTGTAGTCGCCCTTGGGCTCTTCGCCACGGTTGTAGGGTTTGGCGTTACTGAAGCCGTCGTCGCCGAAGCTGGACGGGCGCGGGGTGTGATCGCGCGAACCAGGGGCGTTGGCGCGCGGCGAGCGCGGCGCGTCGTCACGGTCACGCGGCGGGCGCGGCGTGAACTCACGACGCGGGCCGGCTTCGCGCGCCGCCGGCGCCGTGGTCGGCGTAATCGAGACGTCTTCGCGCACGGTGGTCTGGACCGCCGCGCCGAACTTCACCGCCGCCTCGTTCGAGATCTCGAACTTGGTGTCGTAGTCGAAGATCCGGATCGCGCCGATGTCCTTCTTGGTGATGTGGCCCAGGCGGCAGATCATCGGGATCAGCCATTTGGGATCGGCGTTGCCGCGACGGCCCACGCTGATCCGGAACCACTCCGAGCCTTCCATGCTGACGCGCGGTTCGCGCTCGGGGCGCTCCCCAAACTCGCGCGGCTCACGCGAACGCGGGCCCGGATCAGCGCCGTGGCGCGGATCGTCATAGATGTCTTCCGGCGAAGGCAGCTTGGCGCGGCGGGTGCGGATCAGGGCGGCGGCGATCTCGACCGGGGTGCGCTTGGCCAGCATGGCTTCGGCCAGGGCGATGTCCTCGTCGGTCGAGGTCTCGCTGAAGATCGGGTCCTCGAGCAGGCGCTCCTGGTCCTTCTCGCGGATCGAGTCG
Proteins encoded:
- a CDS encoding Hsp70 family protein, with the protein product MTAASPVSAPGAPTIGVDFGTTNTVVSLTLGDDQARLVRYSINNRDLFAFRSALSFHSVQGVGEAANERVVEAGPWAIEAYLEDPLETRFIQSFKTFAASAAFTETRILNKRYQFEDLLAAFLLRLKEHAGEQLAALPPRIIVGRPVTFAGSSPDEALALTRYEAAFQRLGFSDIRYAYEPVGAAFFFARQLKQDATVLVADFGGGTSDFSLVRFERAADGTLRSTPLSRSGVGVAGDAFDYRIIDQLVSPELGKGSDYRSFSNSLPIPQRYYAAFARWDQLALLRASKDMRDIRALERTAVEPDKIAALIEVLDGNHGYALYRSVSALKEALSSQDQATFRFEAGSVRIEKPVARTEFEAWIAPELAAIETAVGQALDQADLTEAGVDRVFLTGGSSFVPAVREIFLRRFGADKIETGGEFESIASGLALIGREADLDLWTMRAG
- a CDS encoding pirin family protein, producing the protein MIDRRPFEKLGGADHGWLKAKHHFSFASYYDPSNMNWGALRVWNDDEIAPNTGFPPHPHSDMEIITYVRDGAITHQDNLGNKGRTVAGDVQVMSAGTGIRHAEYNLEPETTRIFQIWIEPKSFGGAPSWGSKPFPKGDRSGKFVTLASGFSDDADALPIRTDARVLGATLKAGETTTYALGKDRSGYLVPAAGVVEVNGVKLNARDGAGIKDEDVITITALEDAELVLVDAA
- a CDS encoding NAD(P)/FAD-dependent oxidoreductase; its protein translation is METFDVVVIGAGAAGMMCAIEAGKRGRSVLVIDHAKAPGEKIRISGGGRCNFTNTGASIHNFLSANPKFALSALRRYRPRDFIALVERYGIAYHEKTLGQLFCDGSAKQIITMLLTEMKAAGVTLRLETSVESVAKAASGFEVSLSSGKVACASLVVASGGKSIPKMGATGLGYDIARQFGLNIIETRPALVPLTFEAGMLARLTPLSGVALDAVVAHGKTKFQEGMLFTHRGLSGPSILQISSYWREGDEIRVDMAPGVDALAALKAARTATPRQAVATVLATLLPKRVAQVIAEGEASDKGNIADCSDKVLGRLAAAVNAWTFKPVGSEGYRTAEVTLGGVDTEGLDSRTLEAKAVPGLYFIGEVVDVTGWLGGYNFQWAWASGWSAGQSV
- a CDS encoding LysR family transcriptional regulator, whose protein sequence is MSKLPDLEGLAVFAKVAELRSFAAASETLAMSKATVSKAVTRLELRLGARLFNRTSRRLALTDAGQALVERASRVLAEAEAAEEEASSQSAAPRGLVRMAAPMSLGVASLAPVLPAFLEAYPDVSIDLHLSDATVDLIGMGFDIALRVADLPDSSLVARRLRAVQRHVVAAPAYWAAHGRPTHPADLAEHRGLTYGHQASPETWRFQRAGGEEAAVRPRSVLRANNGDALLPPLLAGTGVAMLPDFIVGPALANGRLEAVLTDWSAAPIALHLVMPPGGPRPARVTVLADYLAKTLGR
- the ppdK gene encoding pyruvate, phosphate dikinase, yielding MPVETLTKAQWVYAFGGGGADGDASMKNLLGGKGANLAEMSSLGLPVPPGFTITTEACVHYYANGKQYPAELAEQVQAGLAKIEEITGKQFGDVTNPLLVSVRSGARASMPGMMDTVLNLGLNDETVEGLAKLSGDRRFAYDSYRRFIQMYSNVVLNLEHHMFEEILDDHKDRLDVHVDTGLTADDWAAVIKDYKAAVREQLGKPFPQDAQEQLWGAVGAVFASWMNDRAKFYRRMHDIPESWGTAVNIQSMVFGNMGETSATGVAFTRNPSNGDNRLYGEFLINAQGEDVVAGIRTPQSLTKAAREEMGDTAPSMEEAMPEVFGQFKTVVETLERHYRDMQDIEFTVEQGKLYMLQTRNGKRTAKAALKIAVDMAAEGVISTSEAVGRVEPASLDQLLHPTIDPSAHRDVIAKGLPASPGAATGKIVFDSDAAEKAAANGESVILVREETSPEDIHGMHAARGIITARGGMTSHAAVVARGMGRPCVSGAGDVAIFEKEGLFRVRGRDYKAGEIITIDGSTGDILAGAPKMIEPELTGDFATLMGWADQVRRLKVRANAETPLDAKTARQFGAEGIGLCRTEHMFFDDTRIAAVREMILADDEKGRRTALAKIAPFQKADFVELFTIMEGLPVTIRLLDPPLHEFLPHTEEDVQAVAVATGLDAAKLMRRAKELHETNPMLGHRGCRLGVSYPEIYEMQVRAILEAACEIAKSGKAAPVPEIMHPLVAKGEEMKYLRDLTDRVAKAVLEEQGVALEYTVGTMIELPRAALRAGDLADNAEFFSFGTNDLTQTTFGISRDDAGKFLNAYIEKGIFEKDPFVSLDQDGVGDLIRIAAERGRAVRPNVKLGICGEHGGDPASISFCEKVGLDYVSCSPYRVPIARLAAAQAALANKG